Proteins from a single region of Corvus moneduloides isolate bCorMon1 chromosome 19, bCorMon1.pri, whole genome shotgun sequence:
- the RHOT1 gene encoding LOW QUALITY PROTEIN: mitochondrial Rho GTPase 1 (The sequence of the model RefSeq protein was modified relative to this genomic sequence to represent the inferred CDS: deleted 1 base in 1 codon) — MKKDVRILLVGEPRVGKTSLIMSLVSEEFPEEVPPRAEEITIPADVTPERVPTHIVDYSEAEQSDEQLYHEISQANVICIVYAVNNKNSIDKVTSRWIPLINERTDKDSRLPLILVGNKSDLVEYSSMETILPIMNQYTEIETCVECSAKNLKNISELFYYAQKAVLHPTGPLYCPEEKEMKPACIKALTRIFRISDQDNDGTLNDAELNFFQRICFNTPLAPQALEDVKNVVRKNLSDGVADNGLTLKGFLFLHTLFIQRGRHETTWTVLRRFGYDDDLELTPEYLFPPLKIPPDCTTELNHHAYLFLQSIFDKHDLDRDCALSPDELKDLFKVFPYMPWGPDVNNTVCTNERGWITYQGFLSQWTLTTYLDVQRCLEYLGYLGYSILAEQESQASAITVTRDKKIDLQKKQTQRNVFRCNVVGMKGCGKSGVLQALLGRNLIRQRQIRAEHKSYYAINTVYVYGQEKYLLLHDVSDSDFLTDAETICDAVCLVYDVSNPKSFEYCARIFKQHFMDSRIPCLVVAAKSDLHEVRQEYSISPAEFCKKHKMPPPQAFTCNTADVPSKDIFVKLTTMAMYPHARLRCMCACNRCTFCICQNFLNSDLLQSVKNKLFTAVLNRHVTQADLKTSTFWLRASFGATVFAVLGFAMYKALLKQR; from the exons CCAGAGTTGGGAAGACATCACTAATTATGTCTCTTGTCAGTGAGGAATTCCCAGAAGAG GTTCCACCCCGAGCTGAAGAAATCACCATTCCAGCTGATGTCACTCCTGAAAGAGTGCCAACCCACATAGTAGATTATTCAG aagcagagcaaagTGATGAGCAGCTTTACCATGAAATATCACAG GCAAATGTGATTTGTATAGTCTATGCTGTTAATAACAAGAATTCTATTGATAAG GTAACGAGTCGATGGATTCCTCTCATCAATGAAAGGACAGACAAAGATAGCAG gcTGCCTCTTATATTAGTTGGAAACAAGTCTGATCTAGTGGAGTATAGCAGTATGGAAACTATCCTTCCCATTATGAATCAATATACAGAGATAGAAACGTGTGTAGAG TGTTCAGCCAAGAACCTGAAGAATATATCTGAACTATTTTATTATGCACAGAAAGCTGTTCTACATCCTACAGGTCCTCTTTATTGCCCAGAGGAGAAAGAG ATGAAACCTGCCTGTATTAAAGCACTGACTCGCATTTTTAGAATTTCTGATCAAGATAATGATGGTACTCTCAATGATGCAGAGCTCAACTTCTTTCAG AGAATTTGTTTTAATACACCATTGGCACCTCAAGCTTTGGAAGACGTAAAGAATGTAGTCAGGAAAAACCTAAGTGATGGAGTTGCAGATAATGGATTGACATTAAAAG gttttctttttctacacACACTTTTCATTCAGCGAGGAAGGCATGAGACAACTTGGACTGTTTTGCGTCGCTTTGGCTATGACGATGACTTAGAGCTTACCCCAGAGTACTTGTTCCCTCC CCTAAAAATTCCCCCTGACTGCACAACAGAACTAAATCATCATGCATACTTGTTTCTTCAAAGTATTTTTGATAAACATGATTTG GATAGAGATTGTGCTTTATCTCCTGATGAATTGAAAGACTTGTTCAAAGTCTTCCCTTACATGCCATGGGGACCTGATGTGAACAACACAGTTTGTACAAATGAAAGAGGATGGATCACATACCAAGGGTTTCTCTCGCAGTGGAC ACTAACCACATACCTGGATGTTCAGCGTTGCCTGGAGTACCTGGGTTATTTAGGGTACTCCATACTTGCAGAACAAGAATCTCAAGCATCAGCAATTACAG TGACAAGAGATAAAAAGATAGACCTCCAGAAAAAACAGACTCAGCGAAATGTCTTCCGATGCAATGTTGTTGGAATGAAAGGCTGTGGGAAAAGTGGAGTTCTTCAAGCTCTCCTTGGAAGAAATCTGATA AGACAGAGGCAAATACGTGCAGAACACAAATCTTACTATGCCATTAATACAGTCTATGTATATGGACAGGAAAAATACTTGCTG CTACACGACGTCAGTGACTCAGACTTTTTAACTGATGCTGAGACCATATGTGATGCTGTCTGCCTGGTATATGATGTCAGTAATCCTAAATCCTTTGAATACTGTGCCAGGATTTTTAAG CAGCACTTCATGGACAGCAGAATACCATGTTTAGTGGTAGCTGCCAAGTCTGACTTGCATGAAGTTAGACAGGAATATAGTATTTCTCCTGCTGAATTCTGc aaaaaacacaaaatgcCTCCACCCCAAGCCTTTACTTGTAATACTGCTGATGTGCCGAGTAAGGATATCTTTGTTAAGCTGACAACTATGGCAATGTATCC CCATGCCCGGTTACGCTGTATGTGCGCCTGCAACAGGTGTACATTTTGCATCTGTCAGAACTTCCTCAACTCAGACTTGCTGCAATCTGTAAAGAACAAACTCTTCACTGCAGTTCTTAACAG GCATGTGACACAAGCAGACCTCAAGACCTCAACATTCTGGCTCCGAGCAAGTTTTGGTGCTACTGTGTTTGCAGTGTTGGGTTTTGCCATGTACAAAGCA